The Niastella koreensis GR20-10 genome includes a window with the following:
- a CDS encoding TolC family protein, translated as MFTNAQESKRITLQEAIDLSIKNSKQLKLSQAKITEAVAATKEASERRLPDVGVNGTYLRVNHPKLDIKTAAGPTDSNAISPGNINQAFLVMANVSLPVFAGFKVKYGIESAQFLEKAAQLDADNDRQGVILNTIAAYVNLYKAGAAVRLVDSNLAQSRARDTDFSNLEQNGTLARNDLLKAQQETSNLELSLLDAQNNLQLAIVNMNLMLGLPEKAQLLTDSSSFVPPTTVKTIEEYEQLAAENRHDLKALDYRQKAARSAVKIAKGDYYPSLALTGGYVAADIPRFLVITNALNAGIGVKYSLSSIWKTNSKIAQAKAREVQLQANMAMLDDNIRLSINQAYLNYLSGVKKIEVYHKALDQATENYRINKNKYANNLLTLTDLLDADVAQLQARLNIAFAQADLVLAYQTLLQKAGLLNQ; from the coding sequence ATGTTCACAAACGCCCAGGAAAGTAAGCGGATAACCTTACAGGAAGCAATAGACCTGAGCATTAAGAACAGCAAGCAATTGAAACTGAGCCAGGCAAAGATCACCGAAGCGGTGGCCGCCACAAAAGAAGCTTCGGAAAGAAGATTACCCGATGTGGGTGTCAATGGCACCTATTTACGGGTAAACCATCCCAAACTGGATATTAAAACAGCGGCCGGCCCTACCGATAGCAATGCCATTTCACCGGGAAATATTAACCAGGCCTTTCTGGTAATGGCCAATGTTTCGCTTCCCGTTTTTGCCGGGTTTAAAGTAAAGTATGGCATTGAATCCGCTCAATTCCTGGAAAAGGCTGCCCAGCTGGATGCGGATAATGACCGCCAGGGAGTGATCCTGAATACCATTGCCGCTTACGTTAACCTGTATAAGGCCGGCGCAGCCGTACGGCTGGTAGACTCGAACCTGGCGCAATCACGCGCCCGCGATACCGATTTCAGTAACCTGGAACAAAACGGTACCCTGGCAAGGAATGACCTGTTAAAAGCACAACAGGAAACCTCGAACCTGGAACTCAGCCTGCTGGATGCCCAGAATAACCTGCAACTGGCCATTGTAAACATGAATCTCATGCTGGGATTGCCGGAAAAAGCGCAGCTGTTAACAGACTCCTCCAGCTTTGTTCCACCCACAACCGTAAAAACTATTGAAGAATATGAACAGCTGGCGGCAGAAAACCGGCATGATCTGAAAGCGCTGGATTACCGCCAAAAAGCAGCCCGGTCTGCTGTCAAAATAGCCAAAGGCGATTATTATCCTTCCCTGGCACTAACGGGTGGTTATGTGGCCGCTGATATTCCCAGGTTTCTGGTTATCACCAATGCGCTGAATGCCGGTATTGGGGTGAAGTATAGCCTGTCGTCCATTTGGAAAACAAATTCAAAAATAGCACAGGCAAAAGCCCGGGAAGTACAACTGCAGGCCAACATGGCTATGCTCGATGACAACATCCGGCTGTCGATAAACCAGGCTTACCTCAATTACCTGTCGGGCGTAAAAAAGATAGAAGTATACCACAAGGCGCTTGACCAGGCCACTGAAAACTACCGTATCAACAAAAACAAATACGCCAATAACCTGCTTACGTTAACCGACCTGCTCGATGCCGATGTGGCGCAGTTACAGGCGCGTTTAAACATAGCATTTGCACAGGCCGACCTGGTACTGGCTTATCAAACCTTATTGCAAAAAGCAGGTTTGCTCAATCAATAG
- a CDS encoding DHA2 family efflux MFS transporter permease subunit, which produces MEQQGSLVEYGSRRVIITITAVFCALLEIIDTTIVNVALNTMRGSLGATLNEISWVITAYSIANVIIVPMTSWLSQQFGRRNYFAASVIIFTVASFLCGNSTSLVELIVFRFIQGLGGGALLVTSQTIITESYPPEKRAMAQAIYVLGVIVGPTLGPPLGGYIVDHASWPYIFYINIPVGIIAALLTLQYVRSPKYAGKRPVSQVDWLGIFLLTVSVGALQYILEKGQEDDWFNSNLIVTLTVVAILGIYCFIWRQMVYKYPVVELKVLRNGNLRMGVILSFIQGFGLFGSTFIIPLYTQTILGWDATQSGLLMIPSTLMVAFMMPIVGQMIQRGVSQKYMIAMGMIVFFIYSLFTYKVITPQTSGEDFFWPLMVRGVGLGLLSVPISTMSLSTLKGAEIGQGAALSGMMRQLGGSFGVALISTYLTRDMVGHRSNLIRNLDIYDPAVQARVHGIAAGMQAKGMASNTATKTAYQILEGSVTVQSTILSYMDIFLYIGCMFLICVPFVLIFIKRSKAKVSMADAAH; this is translated from the coding sequence ATGGAACAACAAGGATCGTTGGTAGAATATGGCTCACGAAGGGTAATCATCACCATTACGGCAGTGTTTTGCGCATTGCTGGAGATAATTGATACTACCATTGTGAACGTGGCGCTCAACACCATGCGCGGAAGCCTGGGCGCTACGCTCAATGAAATAAGCTGGGTAATTACCGCCTATTCCATTGCCAATGTAATTATAGTACCCATGACCAGCTGGCTGTCGCAACAGTTTGGCCGGCGAAATTATTTTGCGGCTTCGGTTATCATTTTCACCGTTGCCTCTTTTTTATGTGGTAACTCAACCAGCCTGGTTGAACTGATCGTCTTCCGTTTTATCCAGGGCCTGGGTGGGGGCGCCCTGCTGGTTACTTCACAAACTATTATCACCGAAAGTTACCCGCCCGAAAAAAGGGCTATGGCGCAGGCCATTTATGTATTAGGTGTAATTGTAGGCCCAACGCTGGGTCCGCCGCTCGGTGGTTATATTGTTGACCATGCTTCATGGCCATACATTTTCTACATCAATATACCCGTAGGTATTATTGCCGCGCTGCTTACCCTGCAATATGTACGCAGTCCGAAATACGCCGGGAAACGCCCGGTAAGCCAGGTTGACTGGTTGGGGATATTTCTATTGACCGTCTCCGTGGGCGCCCTGCAGTACATCCTGGAAAAAGGCCAGGAAGACGACTGGTTCAACAGTAATCTGATTGTAACACTGACAGTGGTAGCCATCCTGGGTATTTATTGTTTTATCTGGCGGCAGATGGTATACAAATATCCCGTTGTTGAGTTGAAAGTATTACGCAATGGCAACCTGCGTATGGGAGTAATCCTGTCGTTTATCCAGGGATTTGGCCTGTTTGGGTCAACGTTTATCATTCCATTGTATACCCAAACTATTTTGGGTTGGGATGCCACGCAATCTGGTTTATTGATGATCCCCAGTACACTGATGGTAGCTTTTATGATGCCAATTGTAGGGCAAATGATCCAGCGCGGCGTATCACAGAAATATATGATCGCTATGGGGATGATCGTATTCTTTATTTACAGTTTGTTCACCTATAAGGTAATTACCCCCCAAACAAGCGGCGAGGATTTCTTCTGGCCCCTGATGGTGCGTGGGGTAGGGTTGGGCTTGCTGTCAGTGCCTATTTCTACCATGTCATTGTCAACTTTAAAAGGCGCTGAAATAGGCCAGGGCGCTGCATTATCAGGGATGATGCGGCAATTGGGAGGCTCGTTTGGCGTGGCGCTTATTTCCACCTATTTAACGCGGGATATGGTAGGCCACCGGAGTAACCTCATCCGCAACCTGGATATTTATGACCCGGCCGTGCAGGCACGCGTGCATGGCATTGCCGCGGGTATGCAGGCAAAAGGTATGGCATCCAATACCGCCACCAAAACAGCCTATCAGATACTGGAAGGTTCGGTAACGGTACAATCTACCATCCTTTCTTATATGGATATATTCCTGTATATAGGCTGCATGTTTCTTATTTGTGTGCCCTTTGTATTAATATTTATTAAACGCTCTAAAGCCAAAGTGAGCATGGCCGATGCCGCTCACTGA
- a CDS encoding cytidine deaminase, translating into MEPDVQINTLVFPSKTYFISLVILPRIGKDFLSGKFRIMKKDEFKFSFDVYDSIEELTEEDAWLLNEAREVTEHAYAPYSHFQVGAVAKLVNGEIVAGSNQENASFPVGLCAERVLLASASSLYPQVAIETMAISYQTGNGDSNHPISPCGICRQSLQEFESRVKHPIRLILGGMEGKIYVIPKAGILLPLAFTSEQLRGEW; encoded by the coding sequence GTGGAACCGGATGTTCAGATCAATACATTAGTCTTCCCTTCTAAAACATATTTCATATCTTTAGTAATCCTTCCCCGCATCGGGAAGGATTTTTTGTCTGGTAAATTCAGGATTATGAAAAAAGATGAATTTAAGTTTTCATTCGATGTGTATGATTCTATAGAGGAGTTAACGGAAGAAGATGCGTGGTTGCTCAACGAAGCAAGAGAAGTTACAGAGCATGCCTATGCACCTTATTCGCATTTTCAGGTGGGGGCGGTAGCCAAACTGGTCAATGGAGAAATCGTGGCCGGTAGCAACCAGGAGAACGCTTCGTTCCCCGTGGGATTATGCGCAGAACGGGTTTTGCTGGCCTCTGCATCCTCCCTGTATCCACAGGTGGCCATTGAAACGATGGCCATCAGCTATCAAACCGGAAATGGCGACAGCAATCACCCTATTTCACCCTGCGGTATTTGCCGGCAATCCTTACAGGAATTTGAATCCCGGGTAAAACATCCCATCCGGCTCATCCTCGGTGGCATGGAAGGAAAAATATATGTGATCCCTAAAGCCGGTATTTTATTGCCATTGGCATTTACGAGTGAACAACTAAGGGGGGAATGGTAA
- a CDS encoding HlyD family secretion protein has protein sequence MATTQQSGADAAPKRKSRGFLIVLIILVLAGGAFGISKYLHAKHHEETDDAQVQANINPVIPKISGYVTEVRVKDNQRVKKGDTLLLLDDRDLKLKLEQAVAALGTAQSNLTSAKATSAAAQANIGTSAAAIRAADAQIEAAKVSVWQATQDYNRYANLIKDHSITQQQFEQAQANKEKAEKQLQVLQEQKNQAARQTNAVSSQSTATGTQINIANSAIKQRQVDIDDAKLNLSYTVVTAPADGITSKINVQAGQFLQAGQATFSIIQDNDIWVVANFKETQFHDLRIGQKAIINVDAFPGHDFEATVTSFSPATGAQFALLPPDNASGNFVKVVQRLPVKIEFNKQDSLVKQLKAGMNVNVDVLLD, from the coding sequence ATGGCAACAACTCAACAATCAGGCGCAGACGCCGCTCCTAAAAGGAAAAGCCGGGGTTTTTTAATTGTTTTGATCATATTAGTGTTGGCAGGTGGTGCATTTGGCATCAGTAAATACCTGCATGCAAAACATCACGAAGAAACCGACGATGCACAGGTTCAGGCCAACATTAACCCGGTAATACCCAAAATTTCAGGATATGTAACCGAAGTAAGAGTAAAAGACAACCAGCGGGTAAAAAAGGGTGATACCCTGTTATTGCTCGACGACCGTGATCTGAAACTGAAACTGGAACAGGCTGTAGCTGCCCTGGGAACCGCTCAAAGTAATCTCACTTCTGCCAAAGCTACTTCCGCTGCGGCACAAGCAAATATTGGGACGTCTGCCGCGGCGATCAGAGCGGCAGATGCCCAGATTGAAGCGGCCAAAGTAAGCGTTTGGCAGGCAACGCAGGATTATAACCGCTACGCCAATCTGATAAAAGACCATTCCATAACCCAACAACAATTTGAGCAGGCGCAGGCCAACAAGGAAAAAGCCGAAAAGCAATTGCAGGTTTTGCAGGAGCAAAAGAACCAGGCTGCCCGCCAAACCAATGCGGTGAGTTCGCAAAGCACCGCTACCGGTACCCAGATAAACATAGCCAACTCGGCTATAAAACAACGGCAGGTAGATATAGACGATGCCAAACTGAATTTGTCGTACACTGTGGTAACTGCTCCGGCAGATGGCATTACTTCAAAGATAAACGTACAGGCTGGTCAGTTTTTACAGGCGGGTCAGGCAACCTTCAGCATTATCCAGGACAACGACATTTGGGTAGTGGCCAATTTTAAAGAAACCCAGTTCCATGACCTGCGTATCGGGCAAAAAGCAATTATTAACGTAGACGCGTTTCCTGGTCATGACTTTGAAGCAACAGTTACTTCTTTTTCACCCGCTACCGGCGCCCAGTTTGCTTTGTTGCCACCCGATAATGCCAGCGGCAACTTTGTAAAAGTGGTACAACGCTTACCCGTAAAAATAGAGTTCAATAAACAGGACTCCCTGGTGAAACAACTGAAGGCAGGTATGAACGTGAATGTAGATGTGCTCCTGGATTAA
- a CDS encoding S26 family signal peptidase codes for MSLHDLFVIILISLLIVELPAFGLAKLFEKAGIESWKAWVPFYNIWEIMKKTSLKRHWFYWQFIPVVGWFISIWLLVEFVKLFGRFSILDHIGAALLSVVYFPYIGMDKKVKFLGPDAVKNHKKTVVREWIDAGVFAVVAATLIRVFVFEAYTIPTGSMEKTLLVNDFLFVSKLSYGPRIPNTPLAIPFVHHTMPITNTKSYTEIIHLPYTRWFASPVKRNDVVVFNFPAGDTLTKELDSQDPYYDILQTEEMRQYQQLKGQIANEAELQAVSKAKAREIVWSDYTIMTRPVDKRENYIKRCVAIPGDTIQIVDGLLYVNGKKAYVSPTSATDYNVTTTNNKILNDDELRDAGIRLNTDDRNPDFIQYGANSYNINMSESEAEILKKWPGVTVTRKLENVGDPRIFPRDTSLVLWSVDEFGPLWIPKKGVTIPLNAKNIACYKRAIRVYENNTWEERDGKIFINGQEATTYTFKMNYYWMMGDNRHRSQDSRFWGFVPEDHVVGEAWLIWMSWDKGIRWNRMFRSIH; via the coding sequence ATGAGTTTACACGATCTGTTCGTTATAATATTAATATCCTTACTTATCGTAGAATTGCCGGCCTTTGGGTTAGCAAAATTGTTCGAAAAAGCTGGAATTGAGTCCTGGAAAGCCTGGGTGCCCTTTTACAACATCTGGGAGATCATGAAAAAGACCAGCCTGAAACGGCACTGGTTCTACTGGCAGTTTATTCCTGTAGTTGGTTGGTTTATAAGCATTTGGTTGCTGGTTGAATTTGTGAAACTGTTCGGCCGGTTCAGCATTCTCGATCATATTGGGGCCGCTTTGTTATCGGTCGTATATTTCCCATACATCGGTATGGACAAAAAGGTGAAGTTCCTGGGGCCCGATGCCGTTAAGAACCATAAAAAAACCGTGGTGCGGGAGTGGATAGATGCGGGCGTGTTTGCCGTTGTGGCCGCCACCCTCATCCGCGTATTCGTGTTTGAAGCGTATACCATCCCCACCGGTTCAATGGAAAAAACGCTGCTGGTAAACGACTTCCTGTTTGTTAGCAAGCTCAGCTATGGTCCGCGTATTCCCAATACCCCGCTGGCCATTCCGTTTGTGCACCACACCATGCCCATTACCAACACAAAATCATATACCGAGATCATTCATTTGCCTTATACGCGCTGGTTTGCCAGCCCGGTTAAACGCAATGATGTAGTGGTATTCAATTTCCCTGCAGGTGATACGTTAACCAAGGAACTGGATTCGCAGGACCCTTACTACGACATTCTGCAAACGGAAGAAATGCGGCAATACCAGCAGTTGAAAGGACAGATTGCCAACGAAGCGGAGTTGCAGGCGGTAAGCAAAGCAAAAGCGCGCGAAATTGTATGGAGTGATTATACCATCATGACCCGCCCGGTTGATAAACGCGAGAATTATATCAAACGCTGTGTGGCCATCCCTGGCGATACCATTCAGATTGTAGATGGCCTTTTATATGTGAACGGAAAAAAGGCGTACGTTTCACCAACTTCGGCTACCGATTACAATGTTACCACCACCAACAACAAGATCCTGAACGACGATGAATTACGGGATGCCGGCATCAGGTTGAATACCGATGACAGAAATCCCGATTTCATTCAATATGGTGCTAATAGTTACAATATCAACATGTCCGAGTCGGAAGCGGAGATCCTGAAAAAGTGGCCCGGAGTAACTGTTACCCGTAAGCTGGAAAACGTAGGCGACCCCCGCATTTTCCCACGCGACACTTCGCTGGTGCTGTGGAGTGTGGATGAGTTTGGTCCGCTGTGGATCCCTAAAAAAGGCGTAACCATTCCGCTGAATGCTAAAAACATTGCCTGTTATAAACGCGCGATCCGGGTGTATGAAAACAATACCTGGGAAGAACGCGATGGTAAGATCTTTATCAATGGACAGGAAGCCACTACCTATACCTTTAAAATGAACTACTACTGGATGATGGGTGACAACCGACATCGTTCGCAGGACAGCCGCTTCTGGGGTTTTGTTCCTGAAGACCACGTAGTAGGTGAGGCCTGGTTAATTTGGATGAGCTGGGATAAAGGTATCCGGTGGAACCGGATGTTCAGATCAATACATTAG
- a CDS encoding TetR/AcrR family transcriptional regulator, protein MKPRDENKINEIYKATLNLVKVTGLAGITMQMVAKEAGLATGTLYIYFKNKEALINALFDVCIHSSASTFFHNYDPEQPFKIGFHTIWLNIVQRRVNHFNESIFIEQCFHSPYIDEESKARLRKMFEPMLQLIERGKTEHLIKNMDTVWLLAFMVGSINEIAKRTIYYNIKLTDEILEANFQLCWDGIKS, encoded by the coding sequence GTGAAACCCAGAGACGAGAATAAGATCAATGAAATTTACAAGGCTACCCTTAACCTGGTAAAGGTGACCGGGCTCGCAGGCATCACTATGCAAATGGTGGCCAAAGAGGCTGGTTTAGCCACCGGTACGCTGTACATCTACTTTAAAAACAAGGAGGCATTAATAAATGCCTTGTTCGATGTTTGTATCCATAGCTCGGCCAGTACCTTCTTCCACAATTACGATCCGGAGCAGCCATTTAAGATCGGCTTTCATACCATTTGGCTAAATATTGTGCAACGCCGTGTAAATCATTTCAATGAGAGCATTTTTATTGAGCAGTGCTTTCATTCGCCCTATATCGATGAGGAATCGAAGGCGCGGCTGCGCAAAATGTTTGAGCCTATGCTGCAGCTGATAGAGCGGGGTAAAACAGAACATTTAATAAAGAATATGGACACAGTATGGCTGCTGGCCTTTATGGTGGGCTCCATTAACGAAATAGCCAAAAGAACCATTTATTATAATATAAAATTGACCGACGAGATCCTGGAAGCCAACTTCCAGCTTTGCTGGGATGGCATTAAATCCTAA
- a CDS encoding DUF4846 domain-containing protein: protein MKRNILMTIILPFLPIAHVEKTTKANIPLQTTQNTNTRPAMVSEIPLPAGFKRINYPAVSFAAWLRKIPIKKDTLVHLFNGKLKINQDAQYAVLDVPVGDKDLQQCADAVMRLRAQYLYDQKRYSEISFVDNAGKKYTCPGKLDSIHFQRYLEMVYSHCNTYSLEKQLHPVDDFSKIMPGDVLVKGGSPGHAEMVMDMAVNESGKVIYLLAQSYMPAQDIHILKDPLYRKLSPWYWVDKDNSFIYTPEWTFATSQLRRW from the coding sequence ATGAAACGGAACATCCTCATGACAATTATCCTGCCGTTTTTACCCATTGCCCACGTCGAAAAAACCACAAAAGCAAATATTCCCCTACAAACTACACAAAACACTAATACAAGGCCTGCCATGGTGAGCGAGATTCCCCTGCCGGCAGGCTTTAAACGTATTAACTACCCCGCTGTTTCATTTGCCGCCTGGTTGCGTAAAATACCAATAAAAAAAGATACGCTGGTGCATCTTTTTAATGGCAAGCTCAAGATCAACCAGGATGCCCAGTATGCTGTGTTGGATGTACCTGTTGGCGATAAAGACCTGCAACAATGCGCCGATGCGGTAATGCGGCTGCGGGCGCAATACCTGTACGATCAGAAAAGGTACAGCGAGATCTCATTCGTGGACAACGCTGGCAAAAAATATACCTGCCCCGGCAAATTAGACAGCATACATTTTCAACGCTACCTGGAAATGGTATACAGCCATTGCAATACTTATTCGCTCGAAAAACAATTACACCCCGTGGATGATTTCAGTAAAATAATGCCGGGTGATGTACTGGTAAAGGGCGGGTCGCCGGGACATGCGGAGATGGTGATGGATATGGCCGTGAATGAAAGCGGAAAAGTCATATATCTGCTGGCGCAGAGTTATATGCCGGCACAGGATATTCACATTCTGAAAGACCCGTTGTATAGAAAATTAAGCCCCTGGTATTGGGTTGATAAAGATAACTCTTTCATTTACACGCCAGAATGGACATTCGCAACCAGTCAGCTGCGACGATGGTAA
- a CDS encoding sigma-54-dependent transcriptional regulator, with protein sequence MSNILIIDDEKAIRKTLSEILSYEGYKIEEAGDGEEGLKKFKEKAYDVVLCDIKMPKLDGIEFLDKAREANPDVPVIMISGHGTIETAVEAVKKGAFDYISKPPDLNRLLITIRNAMDKNNLVTETKVLKRKVSKVEEMIGESAPIIKIKETIDKVAPTDARILVTGENGVGKELVARWVHEKSNRATGPLVEVNCAAIPSELIESELFGHEKGSFTSAVKQRIGKFEQASGGTLFLDEIGDMSLSAQAKVLRALQEGKITRVGGDKDISVDVRVIAATNKDLLKEVDDKNFRLDLYHRLSVIIIHVPSLNDRREDIPLLVDKFLADICADYGIPKKGIDKEALEGLKQHNWTGNIRELRNVVERLIILSGKTIIPDDVHAYVVPKR encoded by the coding sequence ATGTCAAACATTTTAATTATCGACGACGAAAAAGCTATCCGTAAAACACTCAGCGAAATCCTTTCTTATGAGGGGTACAAGATTGAAGAGGCAGGCGATGGGGAAGAAGGGCTGAAGAAATTTAAAGAAAAGGCGTATGATGTGGTGCTGTGTGATATAAAAATGCCCAAGCTGGATGGTATTGAATTCCTGGACAAGGCCCGGGAAGCCAATCCCGATGTACCGGTGATCATGATCAGTGGCCACGGTACTATTGAAACCGCGGTAGAAGCCGTTAAGAAAGGCGCTTTTGATTATATCTCTAAACCACCAGACCTCAACCGCCTGCTGATAACCATTCGCAACGCCATGGATAAAAACAACCTGGTTACCGAAACCAAGGTGTTAAAACGCAAGGTGAGCAAGGTAGAAGAAATGATCGGTGAATCGGCGCCCATTATAAAGATCAAGGAAACCATCGATAAAGTAGCGCCCACTGATGCGCGCATCCTGGTAACTGGTGAAAATGGGGTAGGTAAGGAACTGGTGGCCCGTTGGGTGCATGAAAAAAGCAACCGCGCCACCGGTCCGTTGGTGGAAGTGAACTGCGCGGCCATTCCCAGCGAACTGATAGAAAGCGAACTGTTCGGTCATGAAAAAGGCTCGTTTACTTCTGCCGTAAAACAACGCATTGGTAAGTTTGAACAGGCTTCCGGTGGCACTTTGTTCCTCGATGAAATTGGTGATATGAGCCTGTCTGCGCAAGCCAAGGTATTGCGCGCCCTGCAGGAAGGAAAGATCACCCGGGTTGGGGGCGATAAAGATATAAGTGTAGATGTGCGCGTAATTGCGGCTACCAACAAAGACCTGTTGAAAGAAGTGGATGATAAAAACTTCCGCCTCGACTTATACCATCGTTTAAGCGTGATTATTATTCACGTGCCTTCTTTGAACGATCGCCGCGAAGACATTCCTTTGCTGGTTGACAAATTCCTGGCCGATATCTGTGCTGATTATGGTATTCCCAAAAAAGGCATCGATAAAGAGGCGCTGGAAGGGCTGAAACAACATAACTGGACGGGTAATATTCGCGAGCTGCGTAACGTGGTAGAACGGTTGATCATCTTATCGGGCAAAACTATCATTCCCGATGATGTACATGCGTATGTAGTTCCTAAAAGATAG
- a CDS encoding MerR family transcriptional regulator, whose product MNLFSIRDIENLTGIKAHTLRIWEQRYNLFCPKRRESKHRFYDCEDLKHLLRIAYLYNQGHKISQIACCSPEEMAKLALDAKPDTDNYEIFINQLTEASIDLDQPRFDKILHNLILHAGFEKSMINVLYPFQKKIGVLWLTGQVMQAHAHFARSLIIKKTMVAIDGLEKPPYTGGRRVLLFTPAGDHHDIPGGECMELPLLFMHYMLKKEGVPTLYMGKNVPLNMLETICSLQPVTQLYFLVIPNLNKCDMHEYLKDISDLFPNKEIVFSGADACHCSCDLKNVRLLKTIEEKKAFLKEGKEVNLLTS is encoded by the coding sequence ATGAATCTCTTTTCCATCCGGGATATTGAAAACTTAACAGGTATTAAAGCGCACACCCTCCGCATATGGGAACAACGCTACAATCTTTTCTGCCCCAAACGCAGGGAAAGCAAGCACCGTTTCTATGATTGTGAGGACCTTAAGCACCTGTTACGCATCGCGTACCTCTATAATCAGGGTCATAAAATTTCACAGATTGCCTGCTGCTCGCCCGAAGAAATGGCCAAACTGGCGCTGGATGCAAAGCCAGATACAGATAACTACGAAATTTTTATCAATCAATTAACAGAAGCCTCCATCGACCTGGACCAACCCCGGTTCGATAAAATACTGCATAATCTGATCCTGCATGCGGGATTTGAAAAAAGCATGATCAATGTGCTGTATCCCTTTCAGAAAAAGATAGGGGTATTGTGGCTGACTGGCCAGGTAATGCAGGCGCATGCGCATTTTGCGCGTTCCCTCATTATAAAAAAGACGATGGTAGCCATTGATGGGCTGGAAAAACCACCTTACACCGGCGGCCGCAGGGTATTGTTATTTACCCCTGCTGGAGACCACCATGATATTCCGGGTGGCGAATGTATGGAGTTACCGCTGCTGTTTATGCATTACATGCTGAAGAAGGAAGGCGTGCCTACCCTGTATATGGGGAAGAATGTGCCGCTGAACATGTTAGAGACCATATGTTCTTTGCAGCCGGTTACGCAATTGTATTTCCTGGTAATACCCAACCTGAACAAATGCGACATGCATGAGTACCTGAAAGATATCTCAGACCTGTTCCCCAATAAAGAAATTGTGTTTTCCGGTGCAGACGCCTGCCATTGTAGTTGTGACCTGAAGAATGTGCGGTTACTGAAGACAATAGAAGAGAAAAAGGCTTTTCTGAAAGAAGGAAAGGAAGTTAACCTGTTAACAAGTTAA
- a CDS encoding universal stress protein encodes MSTVLVVTNFSDASHNALAYTCSLLQNTQAHLVLMNIYDFPGNMTGDAIAIAAMSEIIEHDAALLEREFQWVQTNYPALQVDTEMVTGVFQEELQRKVIESNAVLVVMGAGGNYTNLLSWDANIINSFIDLPVPMLVIPSTVSFRPIHKIAFACNYYRKNLHVPVSVIHKLVRFTGASLYVINVVALQELITDEALHNKHILQESLADLNPVYFEPEFQNVISAIDNFTSAENIDMLLVIPTRHGIWHNIFQKSHTKGLVYLNHIPLLSVRQQEEFIQ; translated from the coding sequence ATGTCTACAGTACTGGTAGTTACTAATTTTTCCGATGCCTCGCATAATGCGCTTGCATATACCTGTTCCCTGTTACAGAACACCCAGGCCCACCTGGTATTAATGAATATCTATGACTTTCCCGGCAACATGACGGGCGATGCCATTGCCATAGCCGCCATGAGCGAAATAATAGAACACGATGCCGCCCTGCTGGAGCGGGAATTCCAGTGGGTGCAAACCAATTATCCCGCTTTACAGGTAGATACTGAAATGGTGACCGGGGTTTTTCAGGAAGAATTACAGCGGAAAGTAATTGAATCAAATGCAGTACTGGTAGTGATGGGCGCCGGTGGCAATTATACCAACCTGCTTTCGTGGGATGCCAACATCATCAATAGCTTTATCGACCTGCCGGTACCCATGCTGGTGATCCCGTCAACAGTATCCTTTCGACCCATTCATAAAATTGCTTTTGCCTGTAACTATTACAGAAAGAATTTGCACGTACCGGTTTCAGTGATCCATAAACTGGTGCGTTTTACCGGCGCCTCGTTGTATGTGATAAATGTAGTGGCGCTGCAGGAGTTAATAACAGATGAGGCCTTGCACAACAAACACATTTTGCAGGAAAGCCTGGCTGATTTGAACCCGGTTTACTTTGAACCGGAATTTCAGAACGTGATCTCAGCAATAGATAATTTTACTTCAGCAGAAAATATCGATATGCTGCTGGTGATACCTACCCGCCATGGCATCTGGCACAATATCTTTCAGAAGTCGCACACTAAAGGACTGGTTTACCTCAACCATATCCCGTTATTATCGGTACGGCAGCAGGAGGAGTTTATACAATAG